One part of the Candidatus Poribacteria bacterium genome encodes these proteins:
- a CDS encoding 3-oxoacyl-ACP reductase FabG, producing the protein MVLKDRVAIVTGASSGIGRGIAVEFAREGANVVVADVQEAPKQGKYHEQDTTTPTVEEIETLGSQGLFVQTDMSDDSQVERLVQEAVSHFGELDILVNNAGIHIPGTSQEITIAEWDKVVGVNLRGIFVATKLAIPHLTKSQYGRIIQIASVHAFGGGGGPAYASAKAALVNMVRDTSLEVGGYGVTVNAICPGYIETAIQDYLTPEQIQEASERTAMPRFGLPRDIGRASVFLASDDAEWITGASLLVDGGYVAAL; encoded by the coding sequence ATGGTATTAAAGGACCGGGTCGCCATTGTCACTGGTGCTAGTTCTGGCATCGGTCGAGGAATTGCGGTTGAGTTTGCCCGCGAGGGAGCTAACGTCGTCGTTGCCGATGTTCAAGAGGCACCCAAACAGGGCAAATATCATGAGCAAGACACCACGACGCCAACAGTTGAGGAAATCGAGACACTAGGATCCCAAGGATTGTTCGTCCAAACTGATATGTCGGATGACTCGCAGGTCGAACGACTGGTTCAGGAGGCGGTTTCACACTTTGGTGAGTTGGACATCCTTGTCAACAATGCTGGCATCCATATTCCCGGCACTAGCCAAGAGATTACAATAGCCGAATGGGACAAGGTGGTTGGTGTGAACCTGCGTGGCATTTTCGTGGCAACAAAACTTGCCATCCCTCACTTGACAAAATCTCAGTATGGACGTATCATCCAAATCGCTTCCGTTCACGCCTTCGGCGGTGGCGGTGGCCCAGCCTACGCTTCAGCGAAAGCTGCCCTTGTCAATATGGTGCGCGATACCTCGCTGGAAGTTGGGGGATACGGTGTTACGGTCAACGCAATCTGCCCCGGCTATATTGAGACTGCCATCCAAGATTACCTGACACCGGAACAGATTCAGGAAGCGAGCGAGAGAACGGCGATGCCACGTTTCGGTTTGCCGCGGGACATTGGTAGAGCCTCAGTCTTTCTGGCATCGGATGATGCAGAGTGGATCACCGGTGCTTCTTTGCTGGTTGATGGTGGATATGTTGCTGCGCTTTAA